The following nucleotide sequence is from Synchiropus splendidus isolate RoL2022-P1 chromosome 14, RoL_Sspl_1.0, whole genome shotgun sequence.
tttttttttttttaagtgtactTTGCTTTTCGATTGGTATTTGTCCCTCTTGTCTGGAGTTCTTATCTGCTGTTGTAAATTTAGAATTTCCCAACACAGGACTAATAAAGGAATCATTTCTTGTCTTATTAATTTAACTGGTTAACGCTTTGTTGCATAGTTGTAATTTATCTGTGTACAAGTGATCTACACAGATCTTGGTAATAATGTAATCACCACCTGTCGATACTGCATTTACCGCAACACAAACTTTACTTTATATATATTCTCCCAAAACTTTTGTTTCCAGTATCCAGGTATTGTTACATATATAGTTTCATGTGTGATCTTATGAAGACAGATTCCATGTATTTATCATGCATATTTATCAGTCAGTGCTGAAAcaattgaaatccaaagatagatacattattattattatattatttcatcatgagattggaaaaaaataaactttgaaATCAACACTAAAGTAGATTCCATGTTCATCAAAGACCCACCTGCCTGTGGGAATGGACTCCACCCGTCTGCGCTGCCCTGcaccacacaacaaacacacaataacGTTCATATTTAGGATTTGCATATTTTCCTTTTCCTATGTTCGAGTCTGATTAATGGCATTTGTGATCATAGATTAAAAAAGTTGTCATAAAGAGTGAGTCCCGCGTGATCTGTACATGAGCACTGGAACTTCTTATAACGATCCATCTTTTCAAACAGAAACCTAAAGTGAATCCACGATGAATGTGATAAATCTGACGACGCTCACTCGTGAGAATGAAATTGCGGACATCTTCATTTGGAACTATTTTGCTCCGCTTAACACAACACAAACGTCAGCATTGTTTATGAAGTATATTATTTGCATTattgatgcactttaaaacATATTCGGCGTCGTTTTCCTAATTGCCACTCTGACAAAGCAATAGTACTtacaatgttttggtttttggagTAACACAAAATGTTAACCGACTTGGGCAGCAGTTGGGCCAATTTAACaacactgacaaacacaccGGGAAATAGTCGAAACGCCTGGTATACAAATACGCGGTGGATTACTACCGAGCtaccaaatattaaaatatcagAGGACAGAGCGAAAGCAAACGCCTGAAAACAGGCGGAACGTGGTAAGAGCCAGGGATACCAACAAACATCTGGATTGGATGTTGAAGGCTAAAATGGAGTCTTCCCATCAACAGTTTCTGGGACAAGACGCactcaaaagtgtttttgttacGAGGATGACATAACAACACATTTAGAAATGTTCACCACGAAGTTCGACAGGAGGTCCCGGTCCTGCTCATCAACTTGCCGCCATGTTAGAACCTCGCTTCTGTCGCGGTTCCGTGGTTCTGATGCTTTTGAGTGTTGAAATGTGATGCTAATAGCTAAGCACTACTGCTAGCCACAGCCTAGCCGCCGTGCTAACTTGTTAGCCGCGCTTGCTAACTTTCACAGCCCACACAAACACGTTGGTCCGCGACCGTGAGAGATAAAAACACAAGCGGGGGACACGGGGCTCGGAAGGACGCCATGTTTCAGAATAACGGCGACGACCAGGCGTCGCTGTGGAAGTTCGTACGGCCTCTTGTTCCTCCGTAACTCTGAAACAAGAAGCAGAGACCCGAAGCCGCTGGGTGAGGTGCCGGGCACCTGCACCCCGACCCACGGCAGCAACACCCCAGCTCGGGCCCATAACACCTGGACTCGGGCCACAGATCCGCCCGTTGAAGTCTGACAACAGAAGATTAAAGTTACAGAATATAAAACCCAAAGACTCACAGAGCAGCGGTTCCTCCtggtaattaaataaatatgtccGAGACCAGGTCCAGTTTAAGCCGCAGCACCGGGTGGGTCCGCCACCTTCTCCGCGCCGCTACCTTGTTCTCTATCTTGATacaaatttaatttcaaattaaTTTGAGAGAAATCCCAAAAACTGAAGCTACAAAACAAGAAGAACTCTTCTTCAATCTCATTCAGCTCAGCCTCAGCACAACACAGATCATTGCGCCCCGAACTGGACGAGGGGGGACCTCAATTCTGGGTCTACAGGACCATGTCCCGTTAGAAACTAGCACATTGACTCGGATTCACATCACACGGTATCATGGgctgaaaaatgaaagtgatcaTGGATGCAAAACCGACTCTAGAAGGGGCTCGAAAAGCGGACTACTTTTTGTGTCGGTGCTGCGAATTTATTTCACTTTGCCTAAGGAACGGGAGTGCTGCGACTCCCATTGCCTAGGGAAAAAACCCGGATGTAAACTCAGTGAAACTCTACGGAGAGAAAGTAGACatgcgcgtgcgtgtgcgcaCGCAGCAAGCGTAGTTGTCGACTCCAGACTTCAGGCCGCTCACACGACGCGGTGACCGGCCGACCGTCGGACAGCTGGGCCCGGTTGGACCGCAGGAGTTTCGAACTCATCGGTGGAAGGCTTCACAACGTAGATCCAACACTTGTCGTCAATGCGGTTGCTCCGACGTTAGGGGGCGCAACGTCGCTGCCCCACCTCAAGACTGCATGGTGTAGTTGTTCGGAAATACATTATTAATTACCTACCcgattaataaaatatatttggatcataaaattaaaatgcattgatgaattcgtgaacagcccttgttgtttgtgggttatttatttattagttacttctacttattgttcatttttattttattttatttcttttcttcttcttctacctcTTCTGGTTTGTTCATTATTACACATTGTTGGTGGGATCCTGACTGATCTTGGCAagaaagctgattctgattctaatgaaatgcaattaaaacaaatgatttgtggtcatttattttcagattttaggtttgttttgatatttttactTCCCCTTTACTTGCTAACAGAGACTTTAGTGAATGTTCTTATCAGCTGTTAGATAAAGACCACAAAGCTAGTGTTTTGTGAGGCATGAGCACTTTGCTATGATcagaaacagtgaaaaatgagtTGGGTTTTGCAGGACAACAGAGGTCTGTGTTTGAACGGAGCCATTGCTTTGTTGACACCTCCACCAACGATGGAACAGATGAACCCGTTGGACTGCCGAAGTCAGTTAAACGCCCCAACTCTGAAGAGGCTCATGAAGAAGTCTTAATTGTGCCCTTCTAAATCAGTTCACAGTGGCGGTGGTGGGAGGTGTCGCTTGGCTGGTACCACCGGCGCCTGCCTAACAAGGGTTTATGTCATCTTCAGCTGGAGGGGTCGGTGGGCGAGGGACAAAGGGCAGCAGTCTCTTTTTCCAGAATCAGTTCTAATTCGGCTGCCGAGGCGACATGTTGAGACGGTGTGggatcctgctgctgctctgtggcCTGCTGACGCCCGGTGAGTGGACCAGAACCAGCACCAGTTGTGGCAggaatgttgatgatgacagctccttctctgtgtCGAGGTTCTGGGCTGCGGTGCTACAGGTGCTCCGACTACTCGGGCCGCTGTGAGAACGTCCAGGAGTGCACGTATGAAGACGCCTGCCTGTCACTGAGTGAACGAGGTTTGTTGTTGCGTGCACATCCAGAACTTCAgagttgtttgtgtgttctctATAGTTGTCTCTATAGTCTCTATAGGCCTcttacttgtttatttgtctATAACTCTGCCTTATTGTGGGTTATTTTGCTGATTTGTGGACATTTGTCTTGTGGCATGAATGTTTGtgcctgctgtgtgtttgttttgtgttttttttcctgtgtgttgtCTCTTGTGTTTGggtttttcatttgtgtgtctGCATTGTACGGGTTTTATTTTTGgctctgttttgtttcttttgtgtcGGTCTCTTCGGTGCATTTGTGAGTCTCACTGTCGCACTAGTGTCTTCTCCTTCTGTATATATGTCactcttggtgtgtgtgtgtctgtgtgcaggtgGCCGGACTGTGCGACAGTGTGTGCGATACACAGAGTGCAACGTCTCCCGGCTGACTCAGATGTTTCCATTCATCTCCGACTTCATGTtccgctgctgcagcagcaacctCTGTAACAGCGGCCACACCCTGGCCAAGGCCACGCCCCTGCTGCCTCTGATTGGCTCGCTGCTGGTTATGCTTCTTTGCCGCTCCTGAGTCACCTATATGTGAAAGAAAGCTTCTGTATTTAAGACCTCATTCTTCACGTGTCAAGGGGgtagcaaaataaatcaataaatcctGAGCAAGtgacttgtgttgttgttgtttatggtAACGTCTGCTGGTCAAAATCAAAATACTGATGTTCTTTTTTACAGAATTTGAAAGTGTAGACTAGAGTTCAGACAGGAAACACTCATTAAAAGTAGAATTCACTATCATTTACTtgataaattattaaaatacaGACACAAAAGAAGACCCAGCAAAGTGTCAGGTGTCAGTCATTTCTCcaagctcctccccctcctgctgTCGTCCAATCACCTCCAGCAAAACCGTTTTCTTTTGCCCTTTAAGTTCGGTCTCATTGTCGGGCTTCTCGGCTTGGGCATACCAAGGCTGCGAGGTGGAGGCGTGACAGGTCCGACCACCTCTGCGGAAGCCGCCCCTCCCCGCCCGGACCAGACCCCAGCCCTGGAGCTGCGTGTCCCCACCAGTGTCCTGGATCCCGCGGGTCTGATCCAGCTCTTTAGCGCTGAGTGATGACATGCGCACTGGCACTGTGTTTCCAAACTTGGAGTAGTCCACGCAGTAGCGGCCGTCCTCCTCTGTGATGATGGAGACGAAGCGGCGGCCCCACAGGATCTCCTCGGGCGTGTAGGAGGTCCGCGCCTGCATGCTGATCCCCGTTGTCTCCACCACACCTTTCAAAGAAAGACAGACGCATGTCAATGAATGAGAAGTCCACCCGCCATCTCCATCTGACCACATCACCTTCCAGGATGACGATGACCTCCAGGTCTTCTGAGTTGAGCGACTGAGCCGACAGGTCGTAGAGGGGACTTCCTCTCTCCAGCGTGTGACTGACAATCAGAGGAGACACCAGGAAGATGCCGTTGCTCCTCAGAGGGTTTTCCACTTGGATGTCCAGCTGGCAGAGCGGGATCACCTCGCCCTCTGCCGTGACCGTCCGCCGGATCACCTGCAGCTGGACGGTGGCGGAGATGATCATGCTCTTCCGAAGGTCTCCCACACGGAACATGAAGGTCGGCCTTCCGTTTCGTGGGGCGATGACCGCGCTTCTGGAGAAGATGAGCGTCTCCGCGCGACGGTTAGCTTGCGCTGTCTTCATGAAGACGCAGCCCAGCATGACGGCGTTGATGATCAGACCCAAAATGTTCTGGATTATCAGCACGGTGATCGCCAGCGGACACTCCTCCGTGACCATCCGGCCACCAAACCCAATGGTCACCTGAAGACCACAACAATGTTAGCATTCAGAAGCTGCAACATGAAGGTCAGGTTAGATTAGGCATCTTTTAGAAAGTGGGGGTCACCTGGACTTCGATGGAGAACAAGAAGGCTGAGGTGAAAGAGTGGATGGCTGTGACACAGGGGATGGGCGCCGGCTCTTGGTCCGGGGATCGAGGCTCCAGGTCACCGTGGGCGAAGGCTAACAGCCACCAGATCATGGCAAACAGCATCCAGGAGCAGAGGAACGCAGAGGTGAAGATCAGAAGCGAGTGCTGCCACCTCAGGTCAACCATGGTAGTGAAGACATCTTGCAGGAAGCGGCCctgaaaaaagtgaaacaaaccaCTCAGGTCACCTTTAACCCTCTCGTTCTactcttgtattttttttttttttttttttttgccactgcAGACCAGGAGCAGCCTCTCAGAGACGTGCTCGGTTATTTTGGATCGCGCGTGCGTGTACCTGCTCTCGGATGTTCTTGTGCGCGACGTTGCACGAGCCGGTCTTCGTGATGAAGCGGGCTCTCTGTGAGCGGCTCTTGCTGCGGTTCGGCTGGTTCTGGTCTTCCGCCAAACGGGTCAACAGGAAGCCGTCGGGGAGCAAACCCTTCCTGGCCAACATGATGCCCTGCACGCGCACACACGGTCAGGTGACCACACTGGTAAAGCGCGTCACGTCTTCACAAACGTGCACGCGCGAGTGCCACCTCCACCTTATCACGCGGTTTTACCTGATCAGTCGATCGACCCTCAGCAATACGATAACTATCGAGGATCGGCGGCCAGCGACCTCAACAGACGTCCATCATCACATCCAGCAAgttacaaacaacaacaaca
It contains:
- the cd59 gene encoding CD59 glycoprotein codes for the protein MLRRCGILLLLCGLLTPGSGLRCYRCSDYSGRCENVQECTYEDACLSLSERGGRTVRQCVRYTECNVSRLTQMFPFISDFMFRCCSSNLCNSGHTLAKATPLLPLIGSLLVMLLCRS
- the kcnj11l gene encoding potassium inwardly rectifying channel subfamily J member 11, like, which translates into the protein MLARKGLLPDGFLLTRLAEDQNQPNRSKSRSQRARFITKTGSCNVAHKNIREQGRFLQDVFTTMVDLRWQHSLLIFTSAFLCSWMLFAMIWWLLAFAHGDLEPRSPDQEPAPIPCVTAIHSFTSAFLFSIEVQVTIGFGGRMVTEECPLAITVLIIQNILGLIINAVMLGCVFMKTAQANRRAETLIFSRSAVIAPRNGRPTFMFRVGDLRKSMIISATVQLQVIRRTVTAEGEVIPLCQLDIQVENPLRSNGIFLVSPLIVSHTLERGSPLYDLSAQSLNSEDLEVIVILEGVVETTGISMQARTSYTPEEILWGRRFVSIITEEDGRYCVDYSKFGNTVPVRMSSLSAKELDQTRGIQDTGGDTQLQGWGLVRAGRGGFRRGGRTCHASTSQPWYAQAEKPDNETELKGQKKTVLLEVIGRQQEGEELGEMTDT